The following proteins are encoded in a genomic region of Streptomyces lunaelactis:
- a CDS encoding glycosyltransferase, which translates to MVSVLPARPRWGTPHAPHLPRIAGGPGEEIPASLIRPPVDLELIVPAFNEERRLPGTIACTIDYLSGRPWTSAVVVVDNDSADCTLEALGAFGDAPVSTYVIGCSSHGRGAAVRRGIATSAARFVGFADADNATPIGTLDMVMALLSEAYGAVIASRRAPGAHYEIEQSALRRGGGWMFRRPAQLTLPDIADTQCGFKFFDGPLVRAIVSSCRIDGFAFDVELLARLSREGRAIIEVPVAWSDVPGSTFSARTDGLRSMADLLRIALSR; encoded by the coding sequence ATGGTGTCCGTGCTGCCTGCCCGCCCCCGCTGGGGCACTCCTCACGCGCCACACCTTCCAAGGATCGCCGGCGGTCCCGGCGAGGAGATCCCTGCCTCGCTCATCCGCCCGCCGGTGGACCTCGAGTTGATTGTTCCGGCATTCAACGAGGAGCGCCGCCTCCCGGGAACGATCGCATGCACCATCGACTACCTCTCGGGTCGGCCGTGGACGTCGGCCGTCGTCGTGGTCGACAACGACAGCGCGGACTGCACACTCGAAGCGCTGGGGGCCTTCGGCGACGCCCCGGTCTCGACTTACGTGATCGGCTGCAGCAGCCACGGAAGGGGGGCCGCGGTACGTCGCGGGATCGCGACCTCCGCCGCCCGCTTCGTCGGCTTCGCCGACGCCGACAACGCAACCCCCATCGGCACGCTCGACATGGTCATGGCGCTGCTGAGCGAGGCGTACGGCGCCGTCATCGCCTCCCGGCGTGCTCCCGGTGCGCATTACGAGATCGAGCAGTCGGCCCTGCGCAGGGGCGGCGGGTGGATGTTCCGGCGGCCGGCGCAACTGACCTTGCCGGACATCGCCGATACGCAATGCGGATTCAAGTTCTTCGACGGCCCGCTCGTCCGTGCGATCGTCAGCAGCTGCCGCATCGACGGTTTCGCCTTCGACGTCGAGCTCCTCGCCCGTCTCTCGCGGGAGGGGCGGGCCATCATCGAGGTACCGGTCGCCTGGTCCGACGTGCCGGGGTCGACCTTCTCGGCCCGCACGGACGGTCTGCGATCCATGGCCGACCTCCTCCGTATCGCCCTCTCGCGGTGA
- a CDS encoding DUF1876 domain-containing protein: protein MTRTLEWKVRLFLSEEEGTTRAQAVLDTGTATLTGQGVARCNPEDVDVPAIGDELAASRAMRDIAGQLMRVADHDLEAVGAGSGIGHMAPPYGWSDT, encoded by the coding sequence ATGACTCGCACACTGGAGTGGAAGGTCCGTCTCTTCCTGTCCGAGGAGGAGGGCACGACGAGGGCCCAGGCGGTGCTGGACACCGGCACCGCGACGCTCACCGGCCAAGGGGTGGCCCGCTGCAACCCGGAGGACGTGGACGTCCCGGCAATCGGCGACGAACTCGCGGCGAGCCGGGCCATGAGAGACATCGCCGGGCAGCTGATGAGGGTGGCCGACCATGACCTGGAGGCTGTGGGCGCCGGATCGGGGATCGGGCACATGGCGCCACCGTACGGGTGGTCGGACACGTGA
- a CDS encoding ABC transporter substrate-binding protein yields the protein MGRTNGQARPARARGKASPRSAGRGAARRLRLLTVLPLLAGLLASCDSGESGPVRLNWYNFPDDSGALAGAADNCSRASGGRYRIEYNKLPRGADGQRQQLVRRLAAEDNTMDILGLDVTWAPEFAEAKWILPWTGSNRRNATVGTLEVPLQTATWKGRLYAVPYNTNTQLLWYRSDLVPKPPTTWAEMLTMARDLAEQGKPHYVEIQGAQYEGLTVWFNTLVASAGGSILNATATAPSLGPPAVRAATIMRNLATSPAADPSLSNQMEDQNRLAMESGNAAFELNYPFVYPSMKANKPDLFKSFKWAPYPGVDPGRPSKPTIGGIDLAIGAYSRHPDLAFEAALCLRNRQNQMAAALEGGLPPTLRALYSDQALVKSYPFAADVLSALENASVRPQTPAYQNVSIAISHTLSPPSAIQPRSDIENIGSQIEDALESKGLIP from the coding sequence GTGGGGCGCACGAACGGACAGGCCCGCCCGGCACGGGCGCGCGGCAAGGCATCGCCGCGATCCGCCGGTCGTGGCGCCGCGCGGCGGCTGCGGCTCCTCACCGTGCTGCCGCTACTGGCCGGACTGCTCGCCTCCTGCGACTCAGGTGAATCCGGCCCCGTCCGCCTGAACTGGTACAACTTCCCCGACGACTCAGGGGCCCTGGCCGGCGCGGCGGACAACTGCAGCCGCGCCTCGGGCGGGCGGTACCGCATCGAGTACAACAAGCTCCCGCGCGGTGCGGACGGCCAGCGTCAGCAGCTCGTCCGCCGCCTCGCCGCGGAGGACAACACCATGGACATCCTGGGTCTCGATGTCACCTGGGCCCCGGAGTTCGCCGAGGCCAAGTGGATCCTGCCGTGGACGGGCAGCAATCGCCGCAACGCCACGGTGGGCACCCTCGAGGTGCCGCTGCAAACGGCGACGTGGAAGGGCCGGTTGTACGCCGTCCCGTACAACACCAACACCCAGTTGCTGTGGTACCGAAGCGACCTCGTGCCGAAGCCCCCCACGACCTGGGCCGAGATGCTGACCATGGCACGCGACCTCGCCGAGCAGGGCAAGCCGCACTACGTCGAGATCCAGGGCGCCCAGTACGAGGGGCTTACGGTCTGGTTCAACACGCTCGTCGCGAGCGCGGGCGGCTCCATCCTCAACGCCACGGCCACGGCACCCTCGCTGGGCCCACCCGCGGTCCGGGCGGCCACGATCATGCGCAACCTGGCCACCTCACCCGCCGCTGACCCCTCCCTGTCCAACCAGATGGAGGACCAGAACCGGCTGGCCATGGAGTCGGGAAACGCTGCCTTCGAGCTGAACTACCCGTTCGTCTATCCGTCGATGAAGGCGAACAAGCCCGATCTGTTCAAGAGCTTCAAGTGGGCGCCGTACCCCGGAGTTGACCCCGGCAGGCCCTCGAAGCCCACCATCGGCGGCATCGACCTGGCCATCGGCGCCTACTCGCGCCACCCGGACCTCGCATTCGAGGCCGCCCTGTGCCTGCGCAACCGCCAGAACCAGATGGCCGCCGCGCTCGAAGGCGGACTGCCGCCCACCCTGCGCGCGCTCTATTCCGACCAGGCACTGGTCAAGAGCTACCCGTTCGCCGCGGATGTCCTCTCGGCACTGGAGAACGCGAGCGTCCGCCCCCAGACCCCCGCCTACCAGAACGTGTCCATCGCGATCTCGCACACGCTCTCCCCGCCCTCGGCGATCCAGCCCCGGAGCGACATCGAGAACATCGGCAGCCAGATCGAGGACGCCCTCGAGTCCAAGGGGCTGATCCCGTGA
- a CDS encoding carbohydrate ABC transporter permease encodes MNTPTPATSTAPAPGGTEALSEGARQERRLGWLLCAPAVVVMLAVTAYPIGYAIYLSLQRYDLRFPGQAKFVGFSNYGAVLSSDFWWEAFWVTLFITAVSVAVELVLGFTLALVMHRAIFGRGVVRTAILIPYGIVTVVAAYSWQYAWTPDTGYLAALLPSGDAPLTEQWPAIGLIILAEVWKTTPFMALLLLAGLALVPEETLRAAMVDGASAWQRFALVTVPLMKPAILVALLFRTLDAFRIFDNIYILTSGAHGTGSVSILGYDNLFTALNLGIGSAISVLIFICVGVIAFAFIKLFGAAAPGAEETGR; translated from the coding sequence GTGAACACCCCTACCCCCGCCACATCAACGGCCCCGGCCCCCGGCGGGACCGAGGCACTGTCCGAGGGCGCACGGCAGGAGCGACGGCTGGGCTGGCTGCTGTGTGCGCCCGCGGTGGTCGTCATGCTGGCCGTCACGGCCTATCCCATCGGCTACGCGATCTATCTGTCCCTGCAGCGCTACGACCTGCGTTTCCCGGGCCAGGCGAAGTTCGTGGGCTTCAGCAACTACGGGGCTGTACTCTCCTCCGATTTCTGGTGGGAGGCGTTCTGGGTCACGCTGTTCATCACCGCCGTCTCCGTGGCCGTCGAGCTCGTCCTCGGGTTCACGCTGGCGCTGGTCATGCACCGCGCCATCTTCGGCCGGGGGGTCGTGCGTACCGCCATCCTGATCCCCTACGGCATCGTCACTGTGGTCGCCGCCTACTCCTGGCAGTACGCCTGGACTCCGGACACCGGCTATCTCGCCGCACTGCTGCCGTCCGGTGATGCCCCGCTGACCGAGCAGTGGCCCGCCATCGGGCTGATCATCCTCGCCGAGGTGTGGAAGACCACCCCGTTCATGGCGCTCCTCCTGCTGGCCGGACTCGCCCTGGTGCCCGAGGAGACGTTGCGCGCCGCCATGGTCGACGGTGCGTCCGCCTGGCAGCGCTTCGCTCTGGTCACGGTGCCGCTGATGAAGCCGGCCATCCTGGTGGCCCTGCTGTTCCGCACGTTGGACGCCTTCCGGATCTTCGACAACATCTACATCCTGACCTCCGGCGCTCATGGCACGGGCTCGGTGTCGATCCTCGGTTACGACAACCTGTTCACCGCGCTCAACCTCGGCATCGGATCGGCAATCTCCGTGCTCATCTTCATCTGCGTGGGCGTGATCGCCTTCGCCTTCATCAAACTCTTCGGGGCTGCCGCTCCCGGCGCAGAGGAGACGGGACGCTGA
- a CDS encoding glycosyltransferase family 2 protein, translated as MSLVIPVLDGTCDITWLLGQVPDCVEEVILVGDVRGHSPDGPVSRGGPCLRTVEQRTEGAGNVFHAGLLAACGEHVVLIDSNGSMSPGEIPRYLHYLENGYDFVKGSRFIAGGGSVGYPLLRRVGQRVLLRVARRLYGQQLTDVWYGFCAFRREFLRLLDLRGDGVELGAEIVAHALHYGLRIAEVPSLELPRRDGASNLRTVHDGARILRTLLDERPRTALVRLVPAPRFRRVSARHTARSTPESKATNS; from the coding sequence GTGAGTCTGGTGATCCCCGTCCTGGACGGTACGTGCGACATCACGTGGCTTCTGGGGCAAGTGCCGGACTGTGTGGAGGAAGTGATCCTCGTCGGCGACGTGCGGGGGCACTCTCCGGACGGCCCGGTTTCTCGTGGCGGGCCCTGTCTGCGCACGGTCGAGCAGCGGACCGAGGGTGCGGGGAACGTGTTCCACGCGGGCCTGCTGGCCGCGTGCGGCGAACATGTCGTACTGATCGACTCCAACGGCAGCATGTCGCCGGGGGAGATCCCCCGCTACCTGCACTACCTCGAGAACGGATACGACTTCGTCAAGGGCTCGCGCTTCATCGCCGGCGGCGGCAGCGTCGGCTACCCCTTGCTGCGCCGGGTGGGGCAGCGCGTCCTGCTGCGCGTGGCCCGGCGGTTGTACGGGCAGCAGCTGACCGATGTCTGGTACGGCTTCTGCGCGTTCCGGCGGGAGTTCCTGAGGCTGCTGGATCTCCGGGGCGACGGGGTGGAGCTGGGTGCCGAGATCGTGGCCCATGCCCTGCACTACGGGCTCCGAATCGCCGAGGTTCCCAGTCTGGAGTTGCCGCGCCGGGACGGTGCGTCGAATCTGCGCACGGTTCACGACGGTGCGCGGATCCTGAGGACCCTGCTCGACGAGCGCCCGCGTACCGCGCTGGTGCGACTCGTCCCGGCACCTCGGTTCCGTCGCGTTTCTGCCCGGCACACTGCCCGGTCCACACCGGAATCGAAAGCGACGAACAGTTAG
- a CDS encoding aminotransferase class I/II-fold pyridoxal phosphate-dependent enzyme — protein MSRFASLHLPLKPSGPSGGPGYLTSVHRLMAVYVLCVIPPAVIYLTVPSWHTVSWAVIGLGGVAAVLLGVRIHRPARRWPWLLLAAAILTFTAGDTTYNILESAFSQENPFPSLADVFHLATYPLFAAGILGFIRYRSEARDLASLLDALLLTCGLALLSWVHLINPLTQSEGLTWVEKAISMAYPLGDVLILAMLVRLLTLGTIGILVSDVLYGLLHLNGTWQVGTYMDLGWVVFFTAWGLAALHPSMVRLTERTRQQPPGIAQRRLIVLVGASLVAPAMLLSQSLNGNAQDIGITAVFSAVMFLLVLARLWGLVDEHRNAVTRERSLRVAAASLVAAVNHEEVASSVRAATATLFDPPAHHEAVLLVVDARQSLHPVSTPGQDWHWQLGAGTPESGVPELLSSGTRLVSVDDLGSGVADALYPLPSALVCPLVLEAPHSLKPLIGALLLAGPEKELAGLKGSIESLASQTALALERVGLSEEINRQRSEAYFRTLVHNTSDVILILDDDNTVRYASPSADGMFGGTLLSGTPVTGLVGAQDRDRALRTISRARAEDTPDIHDNWRVAGRGAGSLEVEVRCRNLRHEQTVQGLVLTLRDVTAQRQLERELTHRAFHDSLTGLPNRVLLLERIERALLRGRRDSTLTCVLFVDLDDFKIVNDMMGHSVGDELLVAVARRLTGALRLSDTAARLGGDEFAVLMEGAKEPEDAETLAAQVVQALGRPYRLDSGSTSISACVGVATARDSDEAEELLGHADLALYAAKIAGKRQWRPFRPDLHAGMVARHELQASLESAINEEAFALRYQPIVEIVDGGVGGAVAGFEALIRWPHRRRGFVPPDQFISLAEETGHIGPLGAWVLQHAATEIAGWQRARPRTNPLYLNVNVSARQFVDPGFVDEVRKVLDTSGLAPGSLVLELTESVLIRRDEQIRTAMRTLKDLGVSIAIDDFGTGFSSLSYLREFPIDVLKVDKSFIDDIVTDGQQVALVEGIVRIADVLGLQVIAEGIENEGQRDLLAAMGCRFGQGFLFARPMTAAEAQRFLVACHEWQSSPVAKRHDSSRPPFSRGLRQAQRRSDLERLQKTSRMCDAVIDEVDGRRIRSGDQWLIDFASCNYLGLDLDPEIMDAIGPQVRRWGTHPSWSRLIGNPRLYPEIEERLTDLLGAPDSLLLPTITLIHSSVIPLLAGGGQIFVEARSHRTVYDGCVVARGQGASVSRFHAEQPEELAHLLDSAPPGASRLVCLDGVNSMTGNLPDLRELAHICRARDALLYVDDAHGFGVIGERSTAESSPYGMRGNGIVRHLDESYEGIVLVAGFSQAYSSLLAFLTAPPDIKAHLKIAAAPYLYSGPSPTASLATALAGLAVNDRRGDAIRADLHRKTAQVLEHVRGLGIATPNTDGLPIIEIPLAESSDLDAVGEFLWNEGIYVTLAAYPLVPRDQVGFRIQVTARNTDEEIEQLNATITGLAERFSLKQNAQGPGAPPALGGRPS, from the coding sequence TTGTCCCGGTTCGCGAGCCTGCACCTGCCGCTGAAACCGTCGGGGCCCTCCGGGGGGCCGGGGTACCTGACCTCCGTGCACCGGCTGATGGCCGTGTACGTCCTCTGCGTGATTCCCCCCGCCGTCATCTACCTCACCGTGCCGTCCTGGCACACCGTCTCCTGGGCCGTGATCGGGCTCGGCGGAGTCGCCGCGGTTCTCCTCGGGGTCCGCATACACCGCCCGGCCCGGCGCTGGCCCTGGCTGCTGCTCGCCGCCGCGATCCTCACCTTCACCGCCGGGGACACCACCTACAACATCCTCGAATCGGCCTTCAGCCAGGAAAACCCGTTCCCCTCCCTGGCAGACGTCTTCCACCTGGCCACCTATCCCCTCTTCGCGGCCGGGATCCTCGGCTTCATCCGCTACCGCTCCGAAGCCCGCGACCTGGCGAGCCTCCTCGACGCCCTGCTCCTCACCTGCGGCCTCGCCCTGCTCTCCTGGGTGCACCTGATCAACCCGCTGACGCAGTCCGAAGGTCTGACCTGGGTGGAGAAGGCGATCTCCATGGCCTATCCGCTGGGTGACGTCCTGATCCTGGCCATGCTCGTCCGGCTGCTCACACTCGGCACGATCGGCATCCTGGTGTCCGACGTGCTCTACGGACTCCTCCACCTCAACGGCACCTGGCAGGTCGGCACGTACATGGACCTGGGCTGGGTGGTCTTCTTCACCGCCTGGGGCCTCGCCGCACTGCACCCGTCGATGGTGCGGCTCACGGAGCGAACACGCCAGCAGCCTCCCGGCATTGCCCAACGCAGACTCATCGTCCTCGTCGGCGCCTCGCTCGTCGCGCCGGCCATGCTGCTGTCGCAGTCCCTCAACGGCAACGCCCAGGACATCGGGATCACCGCGGTGTTCTCCGCGGTCATGTTCCTGCTGGTGCTGGCCCGGCTGTGGGGTCTGGTGGACGAACACCGCAATGCCGTGACACGCGAGAGAAGCCTGCGGGTGGCCGCCGCGTCGCTCGTGGCCGCGGTCAACCACGAGGAAGTCGCCAGCTCCGTACGGGCGGCTACAGCCACCCTCTTCGACCCGCCCGCACACCACGAGGCCGTGCTCCTGGTCGTCGACGCGAGGCAGTCCCTGCACCCCGTAAGCACCCCCGGACAGGACTGGCACTGGCAGCTCGGCGCAGGCACACCGGAGAGCGGCGTGCCGGAACTGCTCTCCAGCGGTACCCGGCTGGTCAGCGTCGACGACCTCGGCTCAGGGGTCGCCGACGCCCTGTACCCGCTGCCCAGCGCCCTGGTGTGTCCCCTCGTCCTCGAGGCGCCGCACTCGTTGAAACCTCTCATCGGCGCACTGCTGCTGGCGGGCCCCGAGAAGGAACTGGCGGGCCTGAAGGGCTCCATCGAGTCGCTCGCCTCCCAGACCGCGCTCGCGCTGGAGCGCGTCGGACTCAGCGAGGAGATCAACCGCCAAAGAAGCGAGGCCTACTTCCGCACGCTCGTGCACAACACGTCGGACGTGATCCTCATCCTGGACGACGACAATACGGTCCGCTACGCGAGCCCTTCCGCGGACGGCATGTTCGGCGGAACGCTGCTGAGCGGCACACCGGTCACCGGCCTCGTCGGAGCACAGGACCGCGATCGAGCACTGCGCACCATCTCACGGGCACGGGCCGAGGACACCCCCGACATCCACGACAACTGGCGGGTGGCCGGCCGGGGGGCAGGCAGTCTCGAAGTGGAGGTCCGGTGCAGAAATCTCCGCCACGAACAGACGGTGCAGGGGCTCGTCCTGACCCTCCGTGATGTGACCGCGCAACGCCAACTGGAGCGCGAGCTCACCCATCGGGCCTTCCACGATTCGCTGACCGGACTGCCCAACCGCGTGCTTCTGCTGGAGCGCATCGAACGCGCCCTGCTGCGCGGGCGTCGTGACTCCACCCTCACCTGTGTGCTCTTCGTCGACCTCGACGACTTCAAGATCGTCAACGACATGATGGGGCATTCGGTCGGTGACGAACTCCTCGTCGCCGTCGCACGACGGCTCACCGGTGCGCTGCGGCTGAGCGACACAGCGGCCCGCCTGGGTGGTGACGAGTTCGCAGTCCTGATGGAGGGCGCAAAGGAGCCGGAAGACGCGGAGACACTCGCGGCACAGGTCGTCCAGGCTCTCGGCCGGCCCTACCGGCTCGACAGTGGTTCGACAAGCATCTCCGCCTGTGTCGGGGTCGCCACCGCACGGGACAGCGACGAGGCCGAGGAACTGCTCGGCCACGCCGACCTGGCTCTGTACGCCGCGAAGATCGCGGGCAAACGACAGTGGCGGCCCTTCCGGCCCGACCTGCACGCCGGAATGGTCGCGCGCCACGAGCTGCAGGCCAGCCTCGAGAGCGCCATCAACGAGGAGGCCTTCGCCCTCCGCTACCAGCCGATCGTGGAGATCGTCGACGGTGGAGTCGGTGGTGCCGTCGCCGGATTCGAGGCGCTGATCCGCTGGCCGCACCGCCGGCGCGGCTTCGTGCCGCCCGACCAGTTCATCTCCCTCGCCGAGGAGACCGGGCACATCGGGCCGCTCGGCGCCTGGGTGCTCCAGCACGCCGCGACCGAGATCGCCGGCTGGCAGCGCGCCCGGCCCCGGACGAATCCGCTGTACCTCAATGTCAATGTGTCGGCCCGTCAGTTCGTCGACCCCGGCTTCGTGGACGAGGTGCGCAAAGTCCTCGACACCTCCGGTCTCGCCCCCGGCTCACTCGTGCTGGAGCTCACCGAATCGGTTCTGATCCGCCGCGACGAGCAGATCCGTACCGCCATGAGGACGCTGAAGGACCTCGGAGTGTCCATCGCCATCGACGACTTCGGCACCGGGTTCTCCTCGCTCAGCTACCTGCGGGAGTTCCCCATCGACGTGCTCAAGGTCGACAAGTCGTTCATCGACGACATCGTCACCGACGGTCAGCAGGTGGCCCTTGTCGAGGGGATCGTACGCATCGCAGACGTCCTCGGACTGCAGGTCATCGCCGAAGGCATCGAGAACGAGGGGCAGCGCGATCTGCTCGCCGCCATGGGCTGCCGGTTCGGGCAGGGCTTCCTCTTCGCGCGGCCGATGACGGCCGCCGAGGCGCAGCGGTTCCTCGTCGCCTGTCACGAATGGCAGTCCTCGCCCGTGGCGAAGCGGCACGACAGCAGTCGGCCCCCGTTCTCAAGAGGCCTCCGCCAGGCGCAGCGCCGGAGCGACCTGGAGCGACTGCAGAAGACGAGCCGGATGTGCGACGCCGTCATCGACGAAGTGGACGGCCGGCGCATCCGCAGCGGCGACCAGTGGCTCATCGATTTCGCCTCGTGCAACTACCTGGGCCTCGACCTCGACCCGGAGATCATGGACGCCATCGGACCACAGGTCCGCCGCTGGGGCACCCACCCCAGCTGGTCCCGGCTCATCGGCAATCCCCGCCTCTACCCGGAGATCGAGGAGCGGCTCACCGATCTGCTCGGTGCTCCGGACTCTCTTCTGCTGCCCACCATCACCTTGATCCACTCCTCCGTGATCCCGTTGCTCGCCGGCGGCGGGCAGATCTTCGTCGAGGCGCGCTCCCACCGCACGGTGTACGACGGATGCGTCGTGGCCCGCGGACAGGGCGCGAGCGTCTCGCGCTTCCACGCCGAACAGCCCGAGGAACTCGCCCACCTGCTCGACTCCGCCCCGCCGGGCGCCTCCCGGCTGGTGTGCCTGGACGGTGTGAACAGCATGACCGGAAACCTCCCCGACCTGCGGGAGCTGGCCCACATCTGCCGGGCGAGGGACGCACTGCTCTACGTGGACGACGCGCACGGGTTCGGGGTCATCGGTGAACGCAGCACCGCCGAGTCCTCCCCGTACGGGATGCGCGGCAATGGCATCGTTCGCCACCTCGACGAGTCCTACGAGGGAATCGTGCTGGTCGCCGGATTCTCCCAGGCGTACTCGTCGCTGCTGGCCTTCCTCACCGCGCCGCCCGACATCAAGGCACACCTCAAGATCGCGGCGGCCCCGTATCTGTACTCCGGGCCCTCCCCCACGGCATCGCTCGCGACCGCACTCGCGGGTCTGGCCGTCAACGACCGCCGCGGCGACGCCATCCGCGCAGACCTGCACCGCAAGACAGCCCAGGTTCTGGAGCATGTACGCGGCCTGGGCATCGCCACGCCGAACACCGATGGGCTGCCCATCATCGAGATTCCGCTCGCCGAGAGCTCGGACCTCGACGCGGTCGGCGAATTCCTGTGGAACGAGGGCATCTACGTCACGCTCGCCGCCTACCCCCTGGTGCCGCGCGACCAGGTCGGGTTCCGTATCCAGGTCACCGCCCGCAACACCGACGAGGAGATCGAACAGCTCAACGCGACCATCACCGGCCTCGCCGAGCGATTCTCCCTGAAACAGAACGCGCAGGGGCCGGGGGCACCGCCCGCACTGGGCGGGCGGCCGTCGTAG
- a CDS encoding glycosyltransferase — protein sequence MATSGHPPRVLLLTSGPVDGQQGADIQLAAAVAYAIPDVEFTWFRRWPSRGGPPPVARGRPVPVVSLDGIPHVQQRLQVATASAVLAHRVDLVHAVMTIADGYPAFSRLWPRLVGRRPVLHTVPGVRDPSLLRRARPLGRTVALSASTAKELSAAGFGQVLVIPPLVRLDQWPMRPRPVGEIPMVLVTAHHDPGGGASEAIAAAAVAARAGARFRLVLAMRGRPRQNLRALEDGLRAHAEREGLCDVDVRGYVEDMSALLAESDVLLFVPQLLDVRADVPLTVLQSLATGRPVIVSDQAQFAALGDTVLRAPIGDFRRTGHLLRQLLDRPQWWEILAKRGRATVEERFGPEPFRAHYTNLYRELLA from the coding sequence ATGGCGACTAGTGGGCACCCGCCGCGCGTACTTCTCCTCACCAGCGGCCCCGTGGACGGGCAGCAAGGAGCGGACATTCAGCTGGCCGCGGCGGTCGCGTACGCGATTCCGGACGTGGAGTTCACCTGGTTCAGACGGTGGCCCAGCCGGGGTGGGCCACCCCCGGTCGCCAGGGGCCGTCCCGTTCCCGTCGTCTCCTTGGACGGTATCCCCCACGTCCAGCAGCGGCTCCAAGTGGCCACTGCCAGTGCGGTGCTGGCCCACCGGGTCGACCTCGTGCACGCCGTGATGACGATCGCCGACGGATATCCGGCCTTCTCCCGGCTCTGGCCAAGGCTGGTGGGCCGGCGGCCGGTCCTGCACACCGTCCCCGGTGTCAGGGATCCGAGCCTGTTGCGGCGGGCCCGCCCGCTGGGCCGCACGGTGGCGCTCTCGGCGTCGACCGCCAAGGAGCTGAGCGCCGCGGGGTTCGGCCAAGTCCTGGTCATCCCGCCTCTGGTCAGGCTCGACCAGTGGCCGATGCGGCCGCGCCCGGTCGGAGAGATACCGATGGTGCTGGTCACCGCCCACCACGACCCAGGGGGTGGCGCGTCCGAGGCCATCGCTGCCGCAGCGGTTGCCGCGCGTGCGGGGGCGCGCTTCCGCCTGGTGCTGGCCATGCGCGGCAGGCCCCGCCAGAACCTGCGCGCACTCGAGGACGGGCTGCGCGCGCACGCGGAGCGGGAGGGGCTGTGCGACGTGGACGTGCGAGGTTACGTCGAGGACATGAGCGCACTGCTGGCCGAATCCGATGTGCTGCTCTTCGTCCCACAACTGCTCGACGTCAGGGCAGACGTCCCGCTCACGGTTCTTCAATCGCTGGCCACCGGGCGCCCGGTCATTGTGAGCGACCAGGCCCAGTTCGCCGCACTCGGGGACACCGTGCTGCGAGCTCCCATCGGGGACTTCCGGCGCACCGGGCACCTGCTCCGGCAGCTTCTCGACCGGCCGCAGTGGTGGGAGATCCTCGCCAAACGGGGCAGGGCCACAGTGGAGGAGCGCTTCGGTCCCGAGCCGTTCAGGGCGCACTACACCAACCTGTACCGGGAGCTGTTGGCATGA
- a CDS encoding PIG-L deacetylase family protein, producing MSADQLTAAIRDGVPLLVLSPHLDDAVLSCGALLTHARSRVSMTVATVFTEAGPRPYTLSARRSLRLAGVKDAEELYASRRAEDREVLEGMGIVWRHLGLPEGLFRRKPGRMPDGSRRAHSVLPEAAYVYPTYRLHIASGRISRYDSAALAHIAAALDDLVPPGPRLLLAPLAVGGHVDHLLVRTAAELSNRGFGYYSDFPYNQRHSLDAGFSRRNALVTETWHSDIADKAALIHGYRTQAPLLFPDGRIPLVPEVYLLPGRPALVARADVRPPRGGPPWP from the coding sequence ATGTCCGCCGATCAACTGACCGCCGCGATCAGGGACGGAGTCCCTCTGCTCGTGCTGTCGCCGCATCTCGACGACGCCGTGCTGTCCTGCGGCGCCCTGCTGACACACGCACGCTCCCGGGTGTCCATGACCGTCGCGACCGTGTTCACCGAGGCGGGCCCCCGGCCGTACACCCTCTCGGCCCGCCGCTCACTGCGGCTGGCCGGGGTGAAGGACGCGGAGGAGCTGTACGCCTCCAGGCGGGCCGAGGACCGGGAGGTCCTCGAAGGGATGGGCATCGTCTGGCGCCATCTCGGACTGCCGGAGGGGCTGTTCCGCCGGAAGCCCGGGCGCATGCCGGACGGTTCCCGGCGGGCGCACAGCGTGCTGCCCGAGGCGGCGTACGTCTACCCGACGTACCGCCTCCACATCGCCTCGGGCCGGATCTCCCGTTACGACAGCGCCGCACTGGCGCACATCGCGGCCGCCCTGGACGACCTTGTGCCGCCAGGGCCGCGGCTGTTGCTCGCGCCGCTCGCCGTGGGCGGACACGTCGACCATCTGCTGGTCCGCACGGCCGCGGAGCTCAGCAACCGCGGCTTCGGTTACTACAGCGACTTCCCGTACAATCAGCGCCATTCCCTCGACGCCGGATTCTCGCGGCGCAATGCGCTGGTCACGGAGACATGGCACAGCGACATCGCCGACAAGGCTGCCCTGATCCACGGGTACCGCACGCAGGCCCCGCTGCTCTTCCCGGACGGCCGCATTCCCCTCGTGCCCGAGGTCTATCTCCTGCCCGGCCGGCCGGCGCTCGTGGCCCGTGCCGATGTCAGGCCACCGCGGGGAGGCCCGCCATGGCCGTGA